Proteins from a genomic interval of Clostridium scatologenes:
- a CDS encoding CGGC domain-containing protein has translation MSTKYVVIIQCDIAHKRCSGFACTNAFYNKDEVFKNYDDNTRYISFTCGGCCGKGVASKLEHFSKKVYKNNKISKDEVVVHLASCMVTDNYHYDRCPHAEYIKNIVIKKGYKNIVEGSYISNNAKKKREEGTYNCYE, from the coding sequence ATGAGTACTAAATATGTTGTTATTATTCAATGTGATATTGCACATAAAAGGTGCAGTGGATTTGCATGTACAAATGCTTTTTATAATAAGGATGAGGTTTTTAAGAATTATGATGATAACACAAGATATATTTCTTTTACCTGTGGTGGATGCTGCGGAAAGGGAGTTGCCTCCAAATTAGAGCATTTTTCAAAGAAGGTATATAAAAATAATAAGATTAGTAAAGATGAGGTAGTAGTTCACTTAGCATCTTGTATGGTAACAGATAATTATCACTATGATAGATGTCCACATGCAGAATATATAAAAAATATAGTTATAAAGAAAGGTTATAAAAATATAGTTGAAGGATCTTATATAAGCAATAATGCTAAAAAGAAAAGAGAAGAAGGTACATATAATTGCTATGAGTAG
- a CDS encoding PLP-dependent aminotransferase family protein, with protein MLEIMPILDYSKNTPLYVQLYEYIKHEIQIGTIKPETKLPSKRKLSTYLGISQNTIQTAYEQLYAEGYVESRPRIGMFVTKLEDSLSCNLPFNNKPDESIKLNKKFEYLIDFSSGNVDLEHFPYCTWRKLTTQCLYSDQGNLLLIGESQGEECLRKEISKYLFQSRSVRCIPEQIIIGSGMQYLMILLCMLLGKDYTYAIENPGFNKARNVFIDQGLNIHPISIDEDGICLEDLRKSSANVVYVTPSHQFPCGMVMPVSRRLELLKWCEEKNGYIIEDDYDSEFRYRGKPIPSLQGLDSTGKVIYMGTFSKSLIPSIRISYLVLPENLIEEYQKYLKAYKQTVSRLHQNTLYKFMKEGYFSSHINKMRTLYRKKHSILLSSIDKHMKAKTEVIGANSGLHILLKVKNGMTEEELIQRAHDIKIKIYPTSIHYNKYISSEFPMILLGFGGLTESNIEEGVKMLKKAWFI; from the coding sequence ATGCTTGAAATTATGCCTATTTTGGATTACTCAAAAAACACTCCACTTTATGTGCAATTATATGAATATATCAAACATGAAATACAGATTGGAACAATTAAACCAGAAACAAAATTACCATCAAAAAGAAAATTATCAACTTATCTAGGAATTAGCCAAAATACTATTCAAACTGCATATGAACAATTATATGCAGAAGGATATGTAGAAAGCAGACCTCGTATAGGTATGTTTGTAACCAAACTAGAAGATAGCTTATCATGTAATTTACCATTTAACAATAAACCTGATGAAAGCATTAAATTAAATAAGAAATTTGAATACTTAATTGATTTTAGTTCAGGGAATGTTGATTTAGAGCATTTTCCATACTGTACATGGAGAAAATTAACAACCCAATGTTTATATTCAGATCAAGGCAACCTATTATTAATAGGTGAATCTCAAGGAGAGGAATGTTTACGTAAAGAGATATCTAAATATCTTTTTCAATCAAGAAGTGTGAGATGCATTCCAGAACAAATTATTATTGGATCAGGTATGCAATACTTAATGATATTATTATGTATGCTGTTAGGTAAAGACTATACATATGCAATTGAAAACCCTGGGTTCAATAAAGCAAGAAATGTTTTTATAGACCAAGGATTAAATATCCATCCTATTTCAATAGATGAAGATGGCATTTGTTTAGAAGATTTAAGAAAAAGTTCTGCTAACGTTGTCTATGTTACACCTTCACACCAATTTCCTTGTGGAATGGTTATGCCCGTTTCTCGAAGGTTGGAATTGTTGAAATGGTGTGAAGAAAAAAATGGATATATAATCGAAGATGACTACGACAGTGAATTTAGATATAGAGGTAAACCAATTCCTTCTTTGCAGGGATTAGATAGTACTGGTAAGGTTATCTATATGGGTACATTTTCAAAATCTCTAATTCCCTCAATAAGAATAAGTTATTTAGTTTTACCTGAAAATTTGATTGAGGAATATCAAAAATACTTAAAAGCATATAAGCAAACCGTATCTAGACTTCATCAAAATACACTATATAAATTTATGAAAGAAGGATATTTTTCAAGTCATATAAATAAGATGAGGACATTATATCGTAAAAAACATTCAATATTACTTTCTTCAATTGATAAACATATGAAAGCAAAAACTGAAGTTATAGGCGCAAATTCTGGATTGCACATTTTATTGAAAGTTAAAAATGGAATGACAGAGGAAGAATTAATTCAACGTGCTCATGATATAAAAATAAAGATCTATCCGACTTCAATTCATTATAATAAATATATAAGCAGCGAATTTCCTATGATTTTGCTAGGGTTTGGTGGTTTAACAGAAAGTAATATTGAGGAAGGTGTTAAGATGTTGAAAAAAGCATGGTTTATTTAG
- a CDS encoding B12-binding domain-containing radical SAM protein, whose amino-acid sequence MKIKLIQPKMFPRPMDTKLKTRMAPSLALLTIANLTPKEHEVIIENENVENIDFDEPVDLVAITVTVDVMNRAVEISKEFQNRNVTVIAGGIHITADPESAVNSFDAISVGMAERVWAKILEDKENNSLKKIYYDMENIAGEEIVSPDYSSIDNKKYLYTNIISTSRGCPFECDFCYNSCKSVLKTYINRPIEDVIKDINALKTNHIMFIDDNFIGNPKWTKKLLKEIKPLKLKWNAAVTSNIVDMPELLDEMKAAGCQSLFIGFESINSKSIDSVHKVQNSVNRYEKLIEEIHERGIMINASFVFGLDEDDVSVFKNTLEWIVKNKIETVTSHILTPYPGTKLYSSLMEENRIVDFNLSNYNTAHVVYKPKNMTAEELYKGYLWIYKELYSFRNIVKRLPKSQEQWIPFLAFNLFYRKFGKLTELLCNIVSFKNVGRFFRWVAYYIK is encoded by the coding sequence ATGAAGATTAAATTAATCCAACCGAAAATGTTTCCAAGACCTATGGATACAAAGTTAAAAACAAGGATGGCCCCTTCATTAGCATTACTCACAATAGCAAATCTTACGCCGAAAGAGCATGAAGTTATTATTGAGAATGAAAATGTTGAAAATATAGATTTTGATGAACCTGTAGATTTGGTAGCAATAACTGTTACTGTAGATGTTATGAATAGGGCGGTGGAAATATCAAAGGAGTTTCAAAATCGCAATGTTACAGTAATTGCAGGGGGCATACATATTACAGCAGATCCAGAGAGTGCTGTTAATAGTTTTGATGCAATATCTGTAGGAATGGCTGAGAGAGTTTGGGCAAAAATCCTTGAAGATAAGGAAAATAATTCACTTAAAAAGATATATTATGATATGGAAAACATTGCTGGGGAAGAAATAGTATCACCTGACTATTCCAGCATTGATAATAAAAAGTATTTATATACTAATATAATTAGTACAAGCAGGGGATGTCCTTTTGAATGTGATTTTTGTTACAATAGTTGCAAAAGTGTACTTAAAACTTATATTAATAGACCCATAGAGGATGTAATTAAAGATATAAATGCATTAAAAACAAACCATATAATGTTTATTGATGATAATTTTATTGGAAATCCTAAATGGACAAAAAAATTATTGAAGGAAATAAAACCGCTTAAGCTAAAGTGGAATGCAGCAGTTACCTCCAATATAGTAGACATGCCTGAATTATTAGATGAAATGAAGGCAGCTGGTTGTCAAAGTTTATTTATAGGTTTTGAAAGCATAAATAGTAAGTCAATAGATAGTGTTCACAAGGTACAAAATAGTGTAAATAGATATGAGAAGCTCATAGAGGAAATACATGAAAGGGGAATAATGATAAATGCAAGTTTTGTTTTCGGATTAGATGAAGATGATGTTTCTGTATTTAAGAATACATTAGAATGGATAGTTAAAAATAAGATAGAAACGGTGACTTCACATATACTTACCCCATATCCTGGTACAAAGTTGTATTCATCATTAATGGAGGAAAATAGAATTGTAGATTTTAATTTGTCAAATTACAATACTGCACATGTAGTATATAAACCGAAGAATATGACAGCAGAAGAATTATACAAGGGCTATTTATGGATATATAAAGAGTTATATTCATTTAGAAATATAGTGAAAAGGTTACCGAAATCTCAAGAGCAGTGGATTCCGTTTTTAGCATTTAATTTATTTTATAGAAAGTTTGGCAAGCTAACGGAATTATTGTGTAATATAGTTTCTTTTAAAAATGTAGGAAGATTTTTCAGATGGGTGGCTTATTATATCAAGTGA